The Stygiolobus azoricus genome window below encodes:
- the hmgA gene encoding hydroxymethylglutaryl-CoA reductase (NADPH) produces MQDIINNIVEKVVRGEIQLHEIDNFLEANAAMVARRLAIEKLTNSNLPSIGSTILDYAEIKNRNAENVIGAVQVPVGVVGPLRVNGDYARGEFYVPLATTEGALIASVNRGAKAVTLSGGTSVKIIFDGMARAPVFKLDSIIDVVDFLDWVKKHYEDLKRIAESTTSHGKLISLEPYVLGNNVWLRFIYDTGDAMGMNMATIATEKVCEYIEENFGRARCLAVSGNMCSDKKQSIVNSLHGRGKTVVAEALIPNDIVTKVLKSDKNLIHEVNLRKNWAGGARAGTFFQYNAHFANIIAAIFLATGQDMAQVVESSSGYTWTEVRENGIYISVTLTSLEVGTVGGGTRLPTQREALSIMGIYGSGNPPGSNAKKFAEIVASTVLAGELNLLSALANKELGKAHLKLGRAAKV; encoded by the coding sequence ATGCAGGATATAATTAATAATATTGTGGAGAAGGTAGTAAGGGGCGAGATCCAACTTCATGAAATAGATAATTTTTTAGAAGCAAATGCTGCGATGGTGGCTAGAAGACTAGCTATAGAAAAATTGACTAACTCAAATTTACCTTCAATAGGTTCTACAATTTTAGATTATGCTGAAATTAAGAATAGAAACGCAGAGAACGTAATAGGAGCTGTCCAAGTACCTGTAGGTGTTGTAGGTCCCTTAAGAGTCAATGGTGATTATGCTCGGGGAGAGTTCTATGTACCTTTAGCTACAACTGAGGGCGCCTTGATAGCCAGTGTTAACCGTGGTGCAAAGGCCGTAACTTTAAGCGGAGGTACAAGTGTTAAAATAATTTTTGACGGAATGGCAAGGGCTCCAGTTTTCAAATTAGATAGTATAATTGATGTTGTAGATTTTTTAGATTGGGTAAAGAAACACTATGAAGATTTAAAACGTATAGCGGAGTCTACAACCTCTCATGGAAAATTAATTTCCTTAGAGCCTTACGTTTTAGGTAATAACGTGTGGTTGAGGTTTATTTACGACACTGGCGACGCGATGGGTATGAATATGGCTACTATTGCTACAGAGAAAGTTTGTGAATATATTGAGGAGAACTTCGGGAGGGCTAGGTGTTTAGCAGTGAGTGGAAACATGTGTAGTGATAAGAAGCAGTCAATTGTAAACAGCCTTCACGGTAGAGGGAAAACCGTAGTAGCTGAGGCTTTAATCCCGAACGATATTGTTACAAAGGTTTTGAAATCAGATAAGAACTTAATTCATGAGGTCAATTTGAGAAAGAATTGGGCTGGTGGAGCTAGGGCAGGAACGTTCTTTCAATACAACGCTCACTTTGCAAATATAATTGCGGCCATTTTCTTGGCAACAGGTCAAGATATGGCTCAAGTAGTTGAAAGTAGCAGCGGTTACACATGGACTGAAGTCAGAGAAAATGGAATTTATATTTCTGTGACTCTAACTTCTCTAGAAGTAGGAACCGTAGGAGGGGGTACGAGATTACCTACGCAGAGGGAAGCACTTTCTATAATGGGCATTTACGGTAGTGGTAACCCGCCTGGTAGCAATGCTAAGAAATTTGCTGAAATAGTAGCTTCCACAGTATTGGCTGGTGAGCTTAACTTGCTATCAGCACTAGCCAACAAAGAATTGGGGAAGGCACATCTTAAGCTAGGAAGGGCTGCGAAAGTTTAA
- the glyA gene encoding serine hydroxymethyltransferase produces MPQVPEELQKIIEITREQNRWRRLETLNLIPSENVMSPLAEAVYMSDFMSRYAEGKPYKRFYQGTKYVDEIETLAMKLMNEITNSVHCDLRPISGTLANAEVFRVLANPGDKALIAPVQAGAHVSHTRFGTLGALGIEQIELPYDPENMNVDVDKAIKMIEQVKPKFVVLGGSLYLFPHPSKELAPHVHAVNSRLIYDAAHVYGLITGKAWHNPLLEGADIMTSSTHKTFPGPQGGAIFINDDELYKKISDTIFPWFVSNHHLHRLPSVAVTALEMKYFGEDYAKQIVKNAKAFAEALAAEGFKVVGEHLGYTKSHQVAIDVRNLGGGAKVARMFEDANIITNKNLLPYDPPSAVKDPSGIRLGVQEMTRYGVKEGDMAEIAKFMREVAIDKKDVLEVKKKVIEFRKRFLSVKYTFDLDLGQFSNGKVIPLLI; encoded by the coding sequence ATGCCTCAAGTTCCGGAAGAACTACAAAAAATCATAGAAATAACCAGAGAACAGAATAGGTGGCGAAGACTAGAAACGTTGAACTTAATTCCATCAGAAAACGTGATGAGCCCTTTAGCTGAAGCGGTTTATATGAGTGATTTTATGTCAAGATATGCTGAAGGTAAGCCATATAAGAGGTTCTACCAAGGTACTAAATACGTAGATGAAATAGAAACTCTAGCTATGAAATTAATGAATGAAATAACTAATTCTGTTCACTGCGATCTAAGGCCAATAAGCGGCACTTTAGCTAATGCGGAAGTATTCAGGGTCTTGGCTAATCCCGGAGATAAAGCTCTTATAGCTCCAGTTCAGGCTGGTGCACATGTAAGCCATACTAGATTTGGTACACTAGGCGCTCTAGGTATAGAGCAGATAGAACTACCTTACGATCCTGAGAATATGAATGTAGATGTTGATAAGGCAATTAAAATGATCGAGCAAGTTAAACCTAAATTTGTAGTATTGGGTGGTAGCTTATACTTATTCCCACATCCTTCTAAAGAGCTGGCACCTCATGTTCATGCTGTAAATTCCAGGCTTATTTACGATGCTGCTCACGTTTACGGTTTAATCACTGGAAAAGCATGGCATAATCCGCTATTAGAAGGAGCAGACATTATGACTTCATCAACACATAAGACTTTTCCAGGTCCCCAAGGTGGCGCAATATTTATCAATGACGATGAGCTATATAAAAAAATAAGCGATACGATATTTCCATGGTTTGTAAGTAATCATCATTTGCATAGGCTACCTAGCGTAGCGGTTACCGCACTTGAAATGAAATATTTCGGAGAGGATTATGCAAAGCAAATTGTGAAAAATGCTAAAGCTTTTGCTGAGGCATTGGCAGCTGAAGGATTTAAGGTCGTTGGAGAGCATTTAGGGTATACGAAAAGTCATCAAGTTGCGATAGACGTAAGGAATCTGGGAGGAGGAGCTAAGGTTGCAAGAATGTTTGAAGATGCAAACATAATTACTAACAAAAACTTATTGCCTTACGATCCGCCTAGTGCTGTAAAGGATCCAAGTGGTATTAGGCTAGGAGTACAAGAAATGACTAGATACGGTGTTAAGGAAGGAGATATGGCTGAAATTGCCAAGTTTATGAGAGAGGTAGCAATAGACAAGAAGGATGTCTTAGAAGTAAAGAAAAAGGTAATAGAGTTCAGAAAGAGATTCCTTTCCGTTAAGTACACATTTGATTTAGATTTAGGGCAATTCTCAAATGGTAAAGTTATTCCTCTGTTAATATAA
- a CDS encoding universal stress protein gives MTEPTYTVSFWLRKIAVLVDGSENSFRALELALDFAMRYGSQITVIHACETCNETEISEKIKRRVNDRAEYELKILKYSSKESSTANEILKYLSENTYDAVIMGARGLSINSELNIGSVAMSVALNATTTVILVR, from the coding sequence ATGACAGAACCAACATACACTGTAAGTTTTTGGTTAAGAAAAATAGCTGTATTAGTAGACGGGTCAGAAAATAGCTTTAGGGCATTAGAATTAGCATTAGATTTCGCTATGAGATACGGTTCACAGATAACAGTTATTCATGCTTGTGAAACTTGTAATGAGACAGAAATTAGTGAGAAAATTAAGAGAAGAGTTAACGACAGGGCAGAGTATGAGTTAAAGATTCTTAAATATTCAAGTAAAGAAAGTAGCACAGCAAACGAAATATTAAAGTATTTAAGTGAAAACACGTACGACGCGGTAATCATGGGAGCCAGAGGGCTATCAATAAACAGCGAGTTAAATATAGGCTCTGTAGCTATGTCCGTGGCCCTTAACGCTACCACTACAGTTATTCTAGTTAGATAA
- a CDS encoding phosphorylating glyceraldehyde-3-phosphate dehydrogenase, which produces MARVKVAVNGYGTIGKRVADAIKLQPDMELVGVAKTSPNYEAFTAVKKGYKLYVPKENAAKFEKAGIQVSGYIEDMINEADIIVDTTPNGIGASYKPLYQKFGKKAIFQGGEKADVAEVSFSALCNYNEAINKNYIRVVSCNTTGILRTLCTINSKVSKIEKVRVTVVRRASDPKEVKKGPINSIVPDPASVPSHHAKDVLTVMKGIDIISMAVVAPTTLMHMHLMNITMKEPVRREDVINALKDTERIVLINSSRTGIGSTAEIIEVSRDIGRYRNDIPEVVVFEDSVYSHNNELFLMYGVHQESIVVPENIDAIRAAMNLADKNESIKITNDTLGLMKGYLI; this is translated from the coding sequence GTGGCAAGAGTTAAAGTAGCTGTTAATGGTTACGGAACAATTGGAAAAAGAGTAGCAGATGCAATAAAATTACAACCAGATATGGAACTAGTGGGAGTAGCGAAAACCTCACCTAACTATGAAGCATTTACCGCCGTGAAGAAAGGTTACAAGCTTTATGTACCAAAAGAAAATGCAGCCAAATTTGAGAAAGCAGGAATACAAGTTAGTGGATACATCGAAGACATGATTAATGAAGCCGACATAATAGTAGATACAACTCCTAATGGAATTGGAGCAAGTTACAAACCATTGTACCAGAAGTTCGGGAAGAAAGCTATATTCCAAGGAGGAGAAAAAGCGGATGTCGCAGAAGTCTCTTTTTCAGCCTTATGTAACTACAACGAGGCTATTAACAAGAACTACATTAGAGTTGTATCTTGTAATACAACTGGAATATTAAGAACTTTATGTACCATTAACAGTAAGGTAAGTAAAATAGAAAAAGTAAGAGTAACTGTGGTAAGAAGGGCATCCGACCCAAAAGAGGTAAAGAAAGGCCCAATTAACTCAATAGTACCAGATCCGGCCTCAGTTCCAAGCCACCATGCAAAAGATGTTTTAACCGTGATGAAGGGAATAGACATAATATCTATGGCAGTAGTAGCTCCTACAACATTAATGCATATGCACCTGATGAATATAACAATGAAGGAACCCGTTAGAAGAGAAGACGTGATTAATGCATTAAAGGATACTGAAAGAATAGTTCTCATAAATTCCTCTAGAACTGGTATAGGTTCTACTGCCGAAATCATAGAAGTATCTAGGGATATAGGCAGATACAGAAACGACATACCTGAGGTCGTAGTATTTGAGGACTCAGTGTACTCTCATAATAACGAACTGTTCCTAATGTACGGAGTTCATCAAGAATCAATAGTAGTGCCTGAAAATATTGACGCCATTAGAGCTGCAATGAATCTTGCAGATAAGAACGAGTCAATTAAAATAACTAACGATACATTAGGGTTAATGAAAGGTTATCTAATATGA
- a CDS encoding phosphoglycerate kinase, translating into MIKVSDLSIPTLDDVNASNKKILLRIDINSPVDKKTGKLLDDSRIKAHAYTVKNLLERDNAIVILSHQGRPGDDDFISLQQHAELLSKHIGTNVEFIEDIIGPYAIEKVKKIEKGQIYLLENVRLVSEELIEAPPAQQAKTFLVRKLSPLFDIYVNDAFAAAHRSQPSLVGFPIVLPSAAGKVMEKEVSALAKIFNPEDSPKIFVLGGGKVSDTLKIIEHLSKNRVADRILTGGLVAELFAAAKGINLGKANMQVLESKGLLSLIPRARKLLLSGAPIEIPVDFITEKQNGEISEEPANNINGIIKDIGSTTIEIYSSFIKEAKVITMRGPMGIIEDERFRNGTKSLLKSAFESPGYVIIGGGHMISMVEKGIEINENKVHISTGGGALLLFLAGDKLPALEALHLSWVSKGGKS; encoded by the coding sequence ATGATTAAAGTATCGGATCTAAGCATACCCACATTAGATGATGTAAATGCATCTAACAAAAAAATTCTATTACGAATTGATATAAACTCACCAGTAGATAAAAAAACTGGTAAGTTATTAGATGATTCGCGTATAAAAGCTCATGCTTATACTGTGAAAAATTTACTAGAAAGAGATAATGCAATAGTTATATTATCCCATCAAGGTAGGCCCGGTGACGATGACTTTATATCACTACAACAACATGCGGAATTACTATCTAAACATATTGGTACTAACGTTGAGTTCATAGAAGACATTATAGGACCGTATGCTATAGAGAAGGTCAAGAAGATAGAAAAAGGACAGATTTATTTACTAGAAAATGTAAGATTAGTCTCTGAGGAACTAATCGAAGCACCTCCTGCACAACAAGCCAAAACATTCTTGGTAAGAAAATTATCACCTCTATTTGATATTTATGTAAATGACGCATTTGCTGCAGCTCACAGAAGTCAACCAAGCCTAGTAGGATTCCCAATAGTTTTGCCATCAGCTGCGGGCAAAGTAATGGAAAAAGAAGTTTCAGCATTAGCTAAGATATTTAACCCTGAAGACTCACCAAAAATATTCGTCCTAGGAGGAGGAAAAGTTAGTGACACACTAAAAATAATCGAACATTTATCAAAGAACAGAGTTGCTGATAGAATTCTAACGGGTGGATTAGTAGCTGAATTATTCGCTGCAGCTAAAGGAATAAACCTTGGAAAAGCTAACATGCAAGTGCTAGAAAGTAAAGGATTGTTGAGCCTAATTCCAAGGGCTAGAAAACTGCTTCTCAGCGGAGCCCCAATAGAAATACCTGTGGACTTCATAACAGAGAAACAAAATGGCGAGATATCTGAGGAACCGGCTAATAACATAAACGGAATTATTAAAGATATAGGCTCAACTACTATAGAAATTTATTCATCTTTTATTAAGGAGGCAAAAGTAATCACCATGAGGGGACCAATGGGAATCATAGAGGATGAGAGATTTAGGAACGGAACTAAAAGCCTTCTAAAATCAGCATTTGAAAGCCCCGGTTATGTAATAATAGGGGGAGGTCATATGATAAGCATGGTGGAAAAAGGAATAGAAATTAATGAGAATAAAGTTCATATATCCACTGGTGGAGGAGCATTACTTTTATTTCTAGCTGGAGACAAATTACCGGCATTAGAAGCACTTCACCTCTCATGGGTGTCTAAAGGTGGCAAGAGTTAA
- the upsX gene encoding protein UpsX encodes MIPIVEQAISLTLPSDINVWMSRHEDKIVLYSDAIKSPYIELYPTFIEKGDWILWKDNKVVRLDGNRREIIKEYDSKLPLDIVYRNEEILPVYKGLRGTVFNGEKYTSYFSKYGFKVFINDIIKIITPEGKEVELDKPIYYRIFNDYVSVVYSDFSMTLARDGSIKKYKKPAVFLASTSIGDIYQTLNGRIISDSLDYDLLGVCSSDANFLGESYSGIFISCEGKVKYFYKGGWSYLGQISSNLQSSDVNKYFVVLTNDLTNVYSYDLKKIYSLKNIRILKLIEDKIVALSRTYKVYIISSHDGEGLITAQKDTISYKVEISDVIKGEVILGQKVVETSRNYENNKLVIHVEPYLMDGSRIEEIVKVVNEIYEYEYPIQLQSEKLKLSIKDLKLNVALHNGKYAKDESSNAVLRGTLVYDIPTNLRKMVSIKVRNKEVSYELTELRGEINFELPLYKIDDSEEVVQVRIHRGSKVEEVYEFTVKPNFIEKKGIRTVSTYIEDSKKIRIEKIVNGDFIWEKREEHPDFYNVLVIGKTGEFVNIEGNTVQVTKGRKEIEIKKSNIKRKYVIYGIENPVKVESAEIAGETLCIYLRKNSNNVVVVGMYGTQITVTDSEKLTFKLEPTYDTVSLLVNLGGIQWNEEYKLLDLFKKVLFKVVKESLMLKEEIETFGVL; translated from the coding sequence ATGATACCTATAGTAGAGCAGGCAATATCGTTAACATTACCTTCGGATATCAACGTGTGGATGTCTAGACATGAAGATAAAATAGTTCTATACTCAGATGCAATCAAGTCTCCTTATATTGAGTTATATCCTACCTTTATAGAAAAAGGAGACTGGATTTTGTGGAAAGATAATAAGGTGGTAAGATTAGACGGGAATAGAAGGGAAATTATTAAGGAATATGACTCAAAATTACCTTTAGACATTGTTTATAGGAATGAAGAGATATTGCCAGTATATAAAGGTTTAAGAGGGACAGTATTTAATGGAGAAAAATATACTTCCTATTTTTCTAAATACGGTTTTAAAGTCTTTATAAATGACATTATAAAAATTATAACTCCTGAAGGCAAGGAAGTAGAGCTGGATAAACCCATTTATTACAGAATATTTAATGATTATGTATCGGTTGTTTATAGTGATTTCTCAATGACATTAGCTAGAGATGGAAGCATAAAGAAATATAAAAAGCCAGCAGTTTTCTTAGCAAGTACCTCTATTGGAGATATTTACCAAACTTTAAACGGCAGAATAATCTCTGATTCTCTTGATTACGACTTATTAGGTGTATGTTCTTCTGACGCTAATTTTCTAGGTGAATCCTATAGTGGTATATTTATATCATGTGAGGGAAAAGTAAAATATTTTTACAAGGGTGGATGGTCTTATTTAGGACAGATATCTAGTAATCTCCAATCTTCTGATGTTAATAAATACTTTGTGGTCTTAACGAATGATCTTACTAATGTTTATTCATATGATTTAAAGAAAATATACTCATTAAAGAATATAAGAATATTAAAATTAATAGAGGATAAAATAGTAGCTTTATCTAGAACTTATAAAGTATATATAATATCTTCTCATGACGGTGAAGGTCTTATAACAGCTCAAAAGGATACAATAAGCTATAAAGTCGAAATAAGTGACGTTATAAAAGGTGAGGTTATCCTAGGTCAAAAAGTTGTAGAGACAAGTAGAAATTATGAGAATAATAAACTGGTAATCCACGTAGAACCCTATCTTATGGATGGTAGTCGGATTGAAGAGATAGTCAAAGTAGTAAATGAAATCTATGAGTATGAGTATCCTATTCAACTACAAAGCGAGAAACTAAAGCTCAGTATTAAGGATCTGAAATTAAATGTTGCACTACATAATGGGAAGTATGCTAAAGACGAGTCGAGTAATGCAGTATTAAGAGGTACATTAGTGTATGATATTCCAACTAATTTACGCAAGATGGTAAGTATAAAGGTCAGAAATAAAGAGGTAAGTTATGAGCTCACTGAACTAAGGGGAGAAATAAATTTTGAACTACCACTTTACAAAATAGATGACTCTGAAGAAGTAGTGCAGGTAAGAATTCATAGGGGAAGTAAAGTTGAAGAAGTTTATGAATTCACGGTGAAGCCGAATTTTATAGAAAAAAAGGGAATAAGAACCGTTTCTACATACATAGAGGATTCTAAAAAGATAAGAATTGAGAAAATAGTGAATGGAGATTTTATCTGGGAGAAAAGGGAGGAACACCCAGACTTTTACAATGTCTTAGTAATTGGGAAAACAGGAGAATTCGTTAATATTGAGGGAAACACCGTACAAGTTACAAAAGGCAGGAAGGAAATAGAAATAAAGAAATCGAATATAAAGAGAAAATACGTTATATACGGGATCGAGAACCCAGTTAAGGTAGAAAGTGCAGAGATAGCAGGAGAGACCCTTTGTATTTATCTTAGGAAAAACTCGAATAACGTCGTAGTAGTCGGTATGTATGGTACGCAGATTACTGTAACAGACTCCGAAAAATTAACGTTTAAGTTAGAACCTACATATGATACTGTGTCTCTTCTAGTTAATTTGGGAGGAATACAATGGAATGAGGAGTATAAGCTACTTGATTTATTTAAGAAAGTTTTGTTCAAAGTAGTTAAAGAATCTCTAATGTTGAAAGAAGAGATCGAAACTTTCGGAGTACTCTGA
- a CDS encoding type II/IV secretion system ATPase subunit, which yields MSEKVLEEYYVGPVKVNIVKKSSQCFYIVEEPKLSSLEEKAKDKILSELYYTKVDNIEEEIVKRLQSFKFPDESIEKILYHIKKSLLYGELTILMLDPKVEEIEYKGYLYPLTVIHRDHSECIRLYTSIYIRTEEDAIKTIERLANKANKSINIAKPFLEFSLPEGHRVAATISKEISLPGSTFDIRKFPLKPLSIVEIIKSRMINELTASYLWLLIEYKPFIIIVGPTGSGKTTLLNALLNLINPNYKILTIEDTPEINIKNQNWVRFVSRATLSGNFDITMMDLAKLSLRYRPDYLVIGEVRGKEIEALVHASASGHGSITTFHGSRPTDAVTRITDLLSNELAKLFLQTVWAFVVVGNVKEGNNTRRSVLSIYEVVTSKSKVGFKRVIEWSYMKTMFTPPTVEDLIKKSSLLRKLKETYNVDPQSELNRRIKFLQDLQNSKVIDFDEVSQKVLEFYDKGGKVEMASM from the coding sequence ATGAGTGAAAAGGTTCTCGAAGAATATTATGTAGGTCCCGTGAAGGTAAACATTGTAAAGAAGTCGAGTCAATGTTTTTACATTGTAGAAGAGCCTAAATTATCATCTTTAGAAGAGAAGGCTAAGGACAAGATTCTTTCAGAATTATACTACACTAAAGTGGATAACATTGAAGAAGAGATAGTAAAAAGATTACAAAGCTTTAAGTTTCCTGATGAATCAATTGAAAAGATTCTATACCACATAAAGAAATCCTTGCTTTACGGAGAACTTACTATTTTAATGCTTGACCCTAAGGTAGAGGAAATTGAATACAAGGGATACTTATATCCATTAACAGTAATTCATAGAGATCATTCAGAGTGTATTCGGCTATATACTAGTATATATATTCGAACTGAGGAAGACGCAATAAAAACTATAGAAAGGTTAGCAAATAAGGCTAACAAGAGCATAAATATAGCTAAACCCTTCCTAGAATTTTCCCTTCCAGAGGGACATAGGGTAGCTGCAACAATTTCAAAGGAGATTTCACTACCTGGCTCAACTTTTGATATTAGAAAGTTCCCTCTAAAGCCACTAAGCATAGTTGAGATCATAAAGTCTAGAATGATTAATGAACTAACGGCTTCGTATTTGTGGTTACTTATAGAGTATAAACCCTTTATCATTATCGTTGGACCTACTGGGTCTGGTAAGACCACGCTACTAAACGCTTTATTGAATTTAATTAATCCAAATTATAAGATTCTCACTATTGAAGATACTCCGGAAATAAACATTAAGAATCAAAATTGGGTAAGATTTGTGTCAAGGGCTACACTCTCTGGCAATTTCGATATTACTATGATGGATTTAGCAAAGTTGTCGCTTAGATATAGACCTGATTACCTGGTTATTGGAGAGGTTAGAGGTAAAGAAATTGAGGCGTTAGTCCATGCATCAGCGTCTGGTCACGGTTCTATCACTACATTTCACGGCTCTAGACCTACCGATGCAGTGACGAGAATCACGGACTTGTTGTCAAATGAACTAGCCAAGCTGTTTCTTCAGACAGTGTGGGCTTTTGTAGTAGTCGGAAATGTAAAAGAGGGGAATAATACCAGAAGATCAGTGCTCTCTATCTATGAAGTAGTTACTTCTAAATCAAAAGTAGGATTTAAGAGGGTAATAGAATGGTCTTACATGAAAACAATGTTTACTCCTCCCACCGTAGAAGACCTAATTAAGAAATCTTCTTTACTAAGAAAACTAAAGGAAACTTATAACGTGGATCCGCAAAGCGAATTGAACAGACGTATAAAGTTTTTACAAGATTTACAGAACTCTAAAGTCATAGACTTTGATGAAGTTAGTCAAAAGGTTTTGGAATTCTATGATAAGGGTGGTAAGGTTGAGATGGCTAGCATGTGA
- the upsF gene encoding membrane pilin protein UpsF: protein MIRVVRLRWLACEIFEERIKKNLEYVGGDFEEVCLKYKKLIRMLPILIAVITIVSFLTVRLVMFSEIGVFLVVYFYPLLYSWSKKEEYKKQVNQEAPLISIIAYVNSLIDKNILHTIEELLSVRGLKVPSVEYQMIKKSKEVLNESSYKAVERRAILHKDDLLGKIYSKFLIAADLGISIKDRMRESMREILQSYREEYKNYVERSAELSEMIFAIYLLLPIVLVGFQFTFKVNILQLLFPLLFTPAFIFLISTIQPVGDYQIKANYKYILPLPALILITLTPLNLIIKFVAIITILSIPLLYIYRQILVANYLLSQLPDILNQVSDYMKIGYSVVTSLTKVRAKKGPGYKILEGIIRKASIDNEIPEVNTSSKLFNNVMNTLKILSKSGLTSVGLEELSDLVNDIIIMRNSMLRQLRLFDVMLFLTPIMLWLTFSMLGNVFTSSKNVELQDLVIFSYSFAIGLMFSKISRFVTFYLPAVITPLVIATILSAFPHGI from the coding sequence ATGATAAGGGTGGTAAGGTTGAGATGGCTAGCATGTGAAATATTCGAGGAGAGAATTAAGAAAAACTTAGAGTATGTTGGAGGAGACTTCGAGGAAGTGTGTTTAAAATACAAGAAATTAATAAGAATGTTACCTATTCTCATAGCAGTAATAACTATCGTGTCATTTCTTACGGTAAGATTAGTAATGTTTAGTGAAATCGGTGTATTTTTAGTTGTCTACTTCTATCCCTTACTGTACAGTTGGTCTAAAAAGGAGGAATATAAAAAGCAAGTTAACCAAGAGGCTCCTCTTATATCTATAATTGCATATGTAAATTCGTTAATTGATAAAAATATCCTGCACACTATCGAAGAATTACTAAGTGTAAGGGGCTTAAAGGTTCCCTCGGTAGAGTACCAGATGATTAAGAAGAGTAAAGAAGTGTTAAATGAGTCAAGTTATAAGGCGGTTGAGAGGAGAGCTATTTTACACAAAGATGATTTACTTGGAAAAATATATTCTAAATTTCTAATAGCAGCTGACCTCGGAATATCTATAAAGGACAGAATGAGGGAGTCTATGAGAGAAATTTTACAGTCGTACAGAGAAGAATACAAGAATTATGTAGAGAGATCAGCGGAGCTCTCTGAAATGATATTTGCAATTTATTTATTATTGCCAATTGTTCTAGTAGGTTTTCAATTTACTTTCAAGGTAAATATCTTACAACTGCTATTTCCATTGCTGTTTACACCTGCGTTCATATTTCTCATATCAACAATACAACCTGTAGGAGACTATCAAATTAAGGCTAACTATAAATATATTTTGCCTCTGCCAGCGCTAATTCTAATTACTTTAACGCCTTTGAATTTGATTATAAAATTTGTTGCAATTATAACTATCTTGTCAATTCCTCTGTTATACATTTATAGGCAAATCCTTGTTGCAAACTATCTACTATCTCAACTACCAGATATTTTAAATCAAGTTTCGGATTACATGAAAATCGGTTACAGTGTTGTTACTTCGTTGACTAAGGTAAGAGCTAAAAAAGGCCCCGGTTATAAAATTCTTGAGGGTATAATTAGAAAGGCATCTATAGATAACGAGATTCCTGAAGTGAATACGTCATCTAAGCTGTTTAATAACGTGATGAATACGCTGAAGATATTGAGTAAATCTGGTTTGACTAGCGTGGGACTGGAAGAACTTTCGGATTTGGTTAACGATATAATTATAATGAGAAACAGTATGCTGAGACAATTAAGGCTGTTTGATGTTATGTTATTCTTAACACCTATTATGTTGTGGTTGACATTCTCTATGCTAGGGAATGTATTTACTAGCAGTAAGAACGTGGAGTTACAAGATTTAGTGATATTCTCCTACAGTTTTGCTATCGGTCTAATGTTCTCAAAAATCTCTAGATTTGTTACATTTTACTTACCGGCAGTTATTACTCCGCTAGTAATAGCAACAATACTTTCGGCTTTCCCTCATGGTATTTAA
- the upsA gene encoding pilin subunit UpsA has protein sequence MQHRSKKGISSILGTVIVLAITIALGGLLYAYSQGMFGNLTQNVNVNAQAQIIVNPSTSQAYLQLTLVNDGNVNVNITSVYVNGQQVPNFNLTSLLPGQTYQHVYLLKGVYNAGQYYTIIIYGTTGVGKQFSVTLNVLASETT, from the coding sequence ATGCAACATAGGAGCAAAAAAGGTATTTCATCCATATTAGGTACAGTAATAGTACTTGCTATAACTATAGCATTAGGCGGCTTACTGTATGCATACAGTCAAGGCATGTTCGGTAATTTAACCCAAAACGTTAATGTGAATGCCCAAGCACAAATAATAGTAAATCCGTCTACATCTCAAGCTTATTTACAATTAACATTGGTTAATGACGGTAATGTTAACGTAAATATAACTTCAGTATATGTTAACGGTCAACAAGTGCCTAACTTTAATCTTACCAGCTTATTGCCAGGACAGACTTACCAACACGTCTACCTTCTTAAAGGAGTATATAATGCTGGACAATACTATACTATAATAATATACGGAACTACTGGTGTAGGGAAACAATTTAGTGTAACGTTAAATGTTCTGGCATCTGAAACTACGTGA